The following proteins are encoded in a genomic region of Comamonas resistens:
- a CDS encoding multidrug effflux MFS transporter, with product MQASVSLRLVLILGLLSAIGPFAIDMYLPALPQIGSSLGAQVGAVQASLTAFFLSIGVGQLLYGPVSDMLGRKPPLYFGLILFAAASVGCALAPNIETLVVFRFLQGLGAAAGMAVPRAVVRDLHTGHAAARMMSLLMLVFSVSPILAPLAGSGVIAVAGWRAVFWVVAAAAMLGLVATWRGVEETRTPELRLDSSLGGAFKAYLKLLRDAHYLGLVFIGGCAMAGFFVYLAGSPFVLINYYGLSSTQYSMAFALNSIAFIGAAQFTGRLGQRYGLVNVVKVAASASGLVMASLMTYYLMGGEKLAVLVALYFVASALMGLVIPTTSVLALEEHGEIAGTASALLGTLQMLSGAAAMQIVGHFSNGKPLPMVVGMALGALVGVALAWITLGGSRGARHG from the coding sequence ATGCAAGCTTCCGTTTCCCTGCGTCTGGTTCTGATTTTGGGCCTGTTGTCGGCCATTGGGCCGTTCGCCATCGATATGTATTTGCCCGCGCTGCCCCAGATCGGCAGCAGCCTGGGCGCCCAGGTCGGGGCAGTGCAAGCCAGCCTGACGGCTTTCTTCCTCTCCATCGGCGTGGGGCAGTTGCTCTATGGTCCTGTGTCCGACATGCTGGGCCGCAAACCGCCGCTGTACTTTGGCCTGATTCTGTTTGCTGCCGCCAGCGTGGGCTGTGCGCTGGCTCCCAATATCGAGACCCTGGTGGTCTTTCGTTTTCTTCAGGGCCTGGGCGCTGCGGCCGGCATGGCCGTGCCGCGTGCCGTGGTGCGCGATCTGCATACCGGTCACGCCGCCGCGCGCATGATGTCGCTGCTGATGCTGGTGTTCAGCGTCTCGCCCATTCTGGCACCACTGGCTGGCAGCGGCGTGATTGCTGTGGCTGGCTGGCGCGCCGTATTCTGGGTGGTGGCTGCGGCCGCCATGCTGGGCCTGGTCGCCACCTGGCGCGGCGTGGAGGAGACCCGTACGCCCGAGCTGCGGCTGGACAGCAGCCTGGGCGGGGCGTTCAAGGCCTATCTCAAGCTGCTGCGCGATGCTCACTATCTGGGCCTGGTCTTTATCGGCGGCTGTGCCATGGCGGGCTTTTTTGTCTATCTGGCGGGCTCGCCCTTTGTGCTCATCAATTACTACGGCCTGTCCTCCACGCAGTACAGCATGGCGTTTGCGCTGAACTCCATCGCCTTTATCGGTGCAGCGCAATTCACGGGACGGCTGGGCCAGCGCTATGGGCTGGTGAATGTGGTCAAGGTGGCAGCATCGGCATCGGGGCTGGTCATGGCTTCGCTCATGACTTATTACCTGATGGGCGGTGAAAAGCTGGCAGTGCTGGTTGCGCTGTACTTTGTCGCCAGTGCGCTGATGGGGCTGGTGATTCCGACGACTTCGGTGCTGGCGCTGGAAGAGCATGGCGAGATTGCCGGCACGGCTTCGGCCTTGCTGGGCACGCTGCAGATGCTCAGCGGTGCGGCAGCCATGCAGATCGTCGGCCATTTCTCGAACGGCAAGCCCCTGCCCATGGTGGTGGGCATGGCACTGGGTGCACTGGTGGGCGTGGCGCTGGCCTGGATCACGTTGGGCGGCTCACGGGGAGCGCGTCATGGCTGA
- a CDS encoding NADP-dependent oxidoreductase yields the protein MTVNQQILLDNRPTGEAVESNFKLAQSELPALQDGEVLVRHHYLSLDPYMRGRMNDSKSYAQPQPLGEVMQGGTVGEVVESRHPKFHAGDKVVGMGGWQQYSVVNPGVPGALRKVDTTYVPLSYYLGAVGMPGVTAWYGLVKIINPKAGETMVISAATGAVGSAFAALARARGCRVVGIAGGPEKCAYAVNELGFDACIDYREHPDVKTMAKALKEACPNGIDGYFENVGGYIFDAVLLRTNAFARVALCGMIAGYDGQPLPLANPALLLVNRIKLEGFIVSEHMEVWGEALTELGGLVAAGKLKPRETVSEGLASAPAAFLGLLKGKNFGKQLVKLV from the coding sequence ATGACCGTGAACCAACAGATTCTTCTCGACAACCGCCCCACGGGCGAGGCGGTAGAGAGCAACTTCAAGCTGGCGCAGTCCGAGCTGCCCGCGCTGCAGGATGGCGAGGTGCTGGTGCGCCATCACTATCTGAGTCTGGACCCCTATATGCGGGGCCGCATGAATGACTCCAAGAGCTATGCCCAGCCCCAGCCGCTGGGCGAGGTCATGCAGGGCGGCACGGTGGGCGAGGTGGTGGAAAGCCGCCATCCCAAGTTCCATGCGGGCGACAAGGTCGTCGGCATGGGGGGCTGGCAGCAGTATTCGGTCGTCAACCCCGGTGTGCCCGGTGCGCTGCGCAAGGTCGATACCACTTATGTGCCTCTGTCCTATTACCTGGGTGCCGTGGGCATGCCGGGCGTCACGGCCTGGTATGGACTGGTCAAGATCATCAATCCCAAGGCCGGCGAAACCATGGTGATCAGCGCTGCCACCGGTGCCGTGGGCAGTGCGTTTGCGGCCCTGGCCAGGGCACGCGGCTGCCGCGTGGTGGGTATTGCCGGTGGCCCGGAAAAATGCGCCTATGCAGTGAACGAACTGGGCTTTGATGCCTGCATCGATTACCGCGAGCACCCCGACGTCAAGACCATGGCCAAGGCACTCAAGGAGGCCTGCCCCAATGGCATCGACGGCTATTTCGAAAATGTGGGCGGCTATATCTTCGATGCCGTGCTGCTGCGCACCAATGCGTTTGCGCGTGTTGCCCTGTGCGGCATGATTGCCGGCTATGACGGCCAGCCTCTGCCGCTGGCCAATCCTGCGCTACTGCTGGTCAACCGCATCAAGCTCGAAGGCTTTATCGTCAGCGAGCACATGGAGGTCTGGGGCGAGGCACTGACCGAGCTGGGGGGCCTGGTTGCCGCAGGCAAGCTCAAGCCGCGCGAAACAGTGTCCGAGGGACTGGCGTCGGCCCCTGCTGCTTTCCTGGGCCTGCTCAAGGGCAAGAACTTCGGCAAGCAGTTGGTGAAACTGGTCTGA
- a CDS encoding MFS transporter produces the protein MAEPAASSGINPAPVHQGLHQGLPEGPRGRAMLVIILGLTLSVLDSSIVNLALPAIARELQASSAQTLWVVNAYQLAGLVLLLPLAALGERLGYRRIYLVGMAVFVLASVGALMADSLATLIAARVFQGIGASGVMSVNAALVRLTYPSDKLGRGMAINSLTVATSSMAGPSVAAAILSVGSWPWLFAINVPLGLFTLWLGRKALPANPVSHAGQDSRERIAPLDVLLNILMFTLIFLGGEQLGMHLGPHSAPASSWMPSGWWLLVAGVLVGYVYLRRQWPMQAPLFPVDLLRIPVFALSMCGSVSAFTAQMMSYLALPFLLLDARGLSPMEAGMLITSWPVATMLTAPIAGRLIGKYPDGLLGGIGMAMFASGLWLLAAMPADVAHWDMVWRMLLAGSGFALYQSPNNHTIVTSAPLARSGAAGGMLSSARMTGQTLGAVVLGTIFVISGGHGGHAEVLALWIAGGFAAMAGVFSMLRVRQAPAAKAHT, from the coding sequence ATGGCTGAGCCCGCTGCAAGCTCTGGCATCAATCCGGCTCCCGTGCATCAGGGCCTGCATCAAGGTCTGCCTGAGGGCCCGCGCGGCCGGGCCATGCTGGTCATCATCCTGGGGCTGACGCTGTCGGTGCTGGACAGCAGCATCGTCAACCTGGCCCTGCCCGCCATTGCCAGGGAGTTGCAGGCCAGCTCCGCCCAGACACTGTGGGTGGTCAACGCCTATCAACTGGCGGGCCTGGTGTTGCTGCTGCCGCTGGCGGCTCTGGGCGAGCGCCTGGGCTACCGGCGCATCTATCTGGTGGGCATGGCGGTTTTTGTGCTGGCCTCCGTGGGCGCGCTGATGGCCGATTCGCTGGCCACGCTGATTGCGGCCCGTGTTTTTCAAGGTATCGGCGCCTCTGGCGTGATGAGCGTGAATGCGGCCCTGGTGCGCCTGACCTATCCCAGCGACAAGTTGGGCCGCGGCATGGCCATCAATTCCCTGACGGTGGCCACATCCTCCATGGCCGGGCCATCGGTGGCGGCGGCGATCTTGTCCGTGGGCAGCTGGCCCTGGCTGTTTGCCATCAATGTGCCGCTGGGTTTGTTCACGCTGTGGCTGGGGCGCAAGGCCTTGCCTGCCAACCCCGTGAGTCATGCGGGCCAGGACAGCCGCGAAAGGATTGCGCCGCTGGATGTGCTGCTCAACATCCTGATGTTCACGCTGATCTTTCTGGGCGGCGAACAGCTGGGCATGCACCTGGGCCCGCACAGTGCGCCGGCCAGTTCCTGGATGCCGTCGGGCTGGTGGCTGCTGGTGGCGGGCGTGCTGGTGGGCTATGTCTATCTGCGCCGCCAGTGGCCCATGCAGGCGCCGCTGTTTCCTGTTGATCTGCTGCGTATCCCGGTGTTTGCACTGTCCATGTGCGGCTCGGTTTCGGCCTTCACGGCGCAGATGATGTCTTATCTGGCCCTGCCATTTTTGCTGCTGGATGCGCGTGGCCTGTCGCCCATGGAGGCCGGCATGCTGATCACCAGCTGGCCCGTGGCGACCATGCTGACGGCGCCGATTGCGGGCCGTTTGATCGGCAAGTATCCCGATGGTCTGCTGGGCGGCATCGGCATGGCCATGTTTGCCAGCGGTCTGTGGCTGCTGGCCGCCATGCCGGCGGATGTGGCGCACTGGGACATGGTCTGGCGCATGCTGCTGGCCGGCAGCGGCTTTGCGCTCTATCAGTCACCGAATAATCACACCATCGTCACTTCGGCACCACTGGCGCGCAGCGGCGCGGCCGGCGGCATGCTGAGTTCGGCCCGCATGACCGGGCAGACACTGGGCGCGGTGGTGCTGGGCACGATTTTTGTCATTTCCGGTGGCCATGGCGGCCATGCCGAAGTGCTGGCGCTGTGGATTGCCGGTGGCTTTGCCGCCATGGCCGGGGTCTTCAGCATGCTGCGCGTGCGGCAGGCGCCTGCAGCCAAGGCGCATACCTAG
- a CDS encoding SDR family oxidoreductase, protein MITNFKGKTAVLTGAGSGFGLECARIGAARGMNLVLVDVQQEALDKAEAELKATGVQVLARKVDVSDAAQMEKLAAEVKATFGAPHFVFNNAGVGAGGLVWENTVADWQWVLGVNVWGVIHGVRLFTPMMLEAAKADPAYEGHIVNTASMAGLLAPPNMGIYNVSKHAVVSLTETLYQDLALVSDQVSASLLCPFFVPTGIGHSERNRPQSLEAQPLTASQKIGQAMTDKAVGSGKVTATDVAQKVFEAMASGQFYIYSHPQALGSVQVRMEDVVRGRNPTDPFAHKPELGESLKAALRAG, encoded by the coding sequence ATGATCACGAACTTCAAGGGAAAGACGGCGGTTTTGACGGGTGCAGGCTCGGGCTTTGGTCTGGAGTGCGCACGCATCGGGGCGGCCAGGGGCATGAATCTGGTGCTGGTCGACGTGCAGCAGGAAGCCCTGGACAAGGCCGAAGCAGAGCTCAAAGCTACCGGTGTTCAGGTGCTGGCGCGCAAGGTCGATGTGTCGGATGCGGCGCAGATGGAAAAGCTGGCTGCCGAGGTCAAGGCGACTTTTGGCGCACCGCACTTTGTGTTCAACAATGCGGGCGTGGGTGCCGGTGGTCTGGTCTGGGAAAACACGGTTGCCGACTGGCAATGGGTGCTGGGTGTCAACGTCTGGGGCGTGATCCACGGTGTGCGCCTGTTCACGCCCATGATGCTGGAGGCCGCCAAGGCCGACCCTGCCTACGAAGGCCATATCGTCAACACCGCCAGCATGGCGGGCCTGCTGGCTCCGCCCAATATGGGCATTTACAACGTCAGCAAGCATGCGGTGGTGTCTCTGACCGAGACGCTCTACCAGGACCTGGCTCTGGTGTCGGACCAGGTCAGCGCCAGCTTGCTGTGTCCTTTCTTTGTGCCCACGGGCATAGGCCATAGCGAACGCAATCGTCCGCAGAGTCTGGAGGCGCAGCCGCTGACGGCCAGCCAGAAGATCGGCCAGGCCATGACCGACAAGGCAGTCGGTTCGGGCAAGGTCACGGCGACCGATGTGGCGCAGAAGGTGTTTGAGGCCATGGCATCTGGCCAGTTCTATATCTACAGCCACCCTCAGGCCCTGGGCTCGGTGCAGGTGCGCATGGAGGATGTGGTGCGGGGGCGCAATCCCACGGACCCGTTTGCCCACAAGCCCGAGTTGGGGGAGAGCCTCAAGGCCGCGTTGCGCGCTGGCTGA
- a CDS encoding efflux RND transporter periplasmic adaptor subunit: MKIDLSASLSPRRKALFSDSHSASPQVARRQRWMQALGAALVVTALAACSKSDGDQKAPPKQDVQVGVVTLQAQNQQLDASLPGRTRAFLTAEVRPQVSGIIQKRLFTEGAQVRQGQQLYQIDAASLKAVEASALAAVAKAEASQRTLAATARRNAELVKIDAISKQANDESQAAAAQALSDVAVAKANLETARINLRYSRIEAPIGGRIALSAVTPGALVTANQANALTTIVQLDPMYVDFTQSSSDLLQLKRDLESGRYQKVEGNKVPVRIQLDDGSDYPHEGKLAFAGVIVNDTTGTLTLRAEVPNPEGMLMPGMYVQAKLPTALAPDGVMVPQQSVTRDLAGKPNVMLVKDGDVVERREIEVDRAVGAFWLLKSGLKAGDRVMVDGFQRVKPGDKVKAVEVDLKAKAERKSVRGEPPVQAAADAPAAPAKK, translated from the coding sequence ATGAAGATTGACCTGTCCGCTTCGCTGAGCCCGCGCCGCAAGGCGCTTTTTTCTGATTCGCACAGCGCAAGCCCGCAGGTTGCCAGACGGCAGCGCTGGATGCAGGCACTGGGCGCGGCGCTGGTGGTGACCGCGCTGGCGGCCTGCTCCAAGTCCGATGGCGATCAAAAAGCCCCACCCAAACAGGACGTCCAGGTCGGCGTGGTGACGCTGCAGGCCCAGAACCAGCAACTGGACGCCAGCCTGCCGGGCCGCACCAGGGCGTTTCTGACCGCCGAGGTGCGTCCCCAGGTCTCGGGCATCATTCAAAAGCGTTTGTTCACCGAAGGTGCGCAGGTCAGACAGGGCCAGCAGCTCTATCAGATCGACGCTGCGTCGCTGAAGGCCGTGGAGGCCAGTGCACTGGCTGCCGTGGCCAAGGCCGAAGCCAGCCAGCGCACACTGGCTGCGACGGCACGCCGCAATGCCGAGCTGGTCAAGATCGACGCCATCAGCAAGCAGGCCAACGACGAAAGCCAGGCCGCTGCGGCCCAGGCTTTGTCCGATGTGGCCGTGGCCAAGGCCAATCTCGAGACGGCACGCATCAATCTGCGCTACAGCCGTATCGAGGCTCCGATCGGTGGGCGCATCGCGCTGTCGGCCGTCACGCCGGGTGCACTGGTCACGGCCAATCAGGCCAATGCGCTGACCACTATCGTGCAACTGGACCCCATGTATGTAGACTTCACCCAGTCCAGCTCCGACCTGCTGCAGCTCAAGCGCGATCTGGAGTCCGGCCGCTACCAGAAGGTGGAGGGCAACAAGGTGCCCGTGCGCATTCAGCTCGACGACGGCAGCGACTATCCGCATGAGGGCAAGCTGGCATTTGCCGGCGTGATCGTCAACGACACCACGGGCACGCTGACGCTGCGCGCCGAAGTGCCCAACCCCGAGGGCATGCTGATGCCCGGCATGTATGTGCAGGCCAAGCTGCCCACGGCGCTGGCACCCGACGGGGTGATGGTGCCCCAGCAGTCGGTGACGCGCGATCTGGCGGGCAAGCCCAATGTCATGCTCGTCAAGGATGGCGATGTGGTGGAAAGGCGCGAGATCGAGGTGGACCGTGCCGTCGGTGCCTTCTGGTTGCTCAAGTCCGGCCTCAAGGCGGGCGACCGCGTGATGGTGGACGGCTTTCAGCGCGTCAAGCCCGGCGACAAGGTCAAGGCCGTGGAGGTGGACCTGAAGGCCAAGGCCGAGCGCAAGAGCGTGCGTGGCGAGCCGCCCGTGCAGGCTGCCGCCGACGCCCCCGCAGCCCCTGCCAAGAAATAA
- a CDS encoding efflux RND transporter permease subunit, whose product MAQFFISRPIFAWVIAIIIMLAGALSISTLPLEQYPDIAPPRVTISSQYTGASAETVENSVTQIVEQQIKGIDNMLYMSSTSDASGRSRTTLTFAPGTNIDVAQVQVQNKLQAAMNRLPDAVKSRGVFVNKGGQDFLVTYSFYSLDPKVTDVAIGDYLNSNLVDVIGRLEGVGDINVFGSPYAMRIWMDPAKMEKYALMPSDLVAALNSQNAQVSAGQLGALPAVQNQQLNATITARTKLQTPEQFRSIVLKAATDGSVVTMGDVARVELAADFLTIQAKLNGMPGAGMGVILADGANAMKVADAVAAKLAELKPYFPNQIDYFVSSDSTPFVRASIHEVVSALGEAMVLVVIVMFIFLQNIRATLIPAIAVPVVLLGTFGVLSAAGYSINTLTMFGMVLAIGLLVDDAIVVVENVERVMHETGKSPKEATHQSMREITPALVGIGVTLSAVFVPMAFFGGSTGVIYRQFSITIVAAMAFSVFVALTLTPALCATILKAPEHHGGEGHERPVRSGPFGLSDRFFNWFNRNFDATASRYQGTVAYMLRRAKRMMLVFLAICAAVWLLMARLPTSFLPDEDQGFVYVNVNLPSGSSDARLQEVLDEVRDYLVKQPEVISFNQVSGLNGDQSSARGFVRLKPWAERPLASQSSIAVAHRATKELARIRDARVFVMNPPAVRGLGANAGFNFMLKDINGMGHEVLLAASKQVEEAARKRSELTSVRVTNLEDAAELRLDIDDRKAAALGLSYTDINGVLSSAMGGTYVNDFLNNGRVKRVYIQGDAPHRMLPQDIAKWTVRNNKGEMVPFGAFSRSYWAYGSPQLMRYNGAPAYEFIGSSAPGVSSGVAMKAVEDILEQLPQGIGYEWTGASLQERQSGAQAPMLYAISILFVFLCLAALYESWTVPLSVMLAVPLGVVGALMATYTRGLTNDVYFQVGLLTTVGLASKNAILIVEFAVQLQEQGKKVFDATVEAVRLRLRPILMTSLAFGFGVIPLAIGTGAGAGGRNAIGTAVLGGMVASTVLGIFLVPVFFLLIRSWFKSHSRHDEVATSTTTKESAA is encoded by the coding sequence ATGGCGCAGTTCTTTATCAGCCGGCCCATTTTTGCCTGGGTCATTGCCATCATCATCATGCTGGCGGGGGCCTTGTCGATCTCGACCTTGCCGCTGGAGCAGTACCCCGACATTGCACCGCCGCGGGTGACGATTTCCTCGCAGTACACGGGTGCGTCTGCCGAGACCGTGGAAAACTCGGTCACGCAGATCGTCGAGCAGCAGATCAAGGGCATCGACAACATGCTCTATATGAGCTCGACCAGCGATGCCTCGGGTCGCTCGCGCACCACGCTGACCTTTGCGCCCGGCACGAATATCGACGTGGCCCAGGTGCAGGTGCAAAACAAGCTGCAGGCCGCGATGAACCGGCTGCCCGATGCTGTCAAAAGCCGGGGCGTGTTCGTCAACAAGGGCGGTCAGGACTTTCTGGTCACCTACAGCTTTTACTCACTGGACCCCAAGGTCACCGATGTGGCCATTGGCGACTATCTGAACAGCAATCTGGTCGACGTGATCGGCCGTCTGGAAGGCGTGGGCGACATCAACGTCTTTGGCTCCCCTTACGCCATGCGCATCTGGATGGACCCGGCCAAGATGGAGAAATACGCGCTGATGCCGTCCGATCTGGTGGCCGCGCTGAACTCGCAGAACGCCCAGGTGTCTGCCGGCCAGCTGGGCGCTTTGCCTGCCGTGCAGAACCAGCAGCTCAACGCAACGATTACCGCACGTACCAAGCTGCAGACGCCTGAACAATTCCGCTCCATCGTGCTCAAGGCCGCGACGGACGGTTCGGTTGTCACCATGGGCGATGTGGCGCGTGTGGAGCTGGCGGCCGACTTCCTGACCATCCAGGCCAAGCTCAACGGCATGCCCGGCGCCGGCATGGGCGTGATTTTGGCCGACGGCGCCAATGCCATGAAAGTGGCCGATGCCGTGGCCGCCAAGCTGGCCGAGCTCAAGCCTTATTTCCCCAACCAGATCGACTACTTCGTGAGCTCGGACTCCACGCCCTTTGTGCGGGCCTCGATTCACGAAGTGGTCAGCGCCCTGGGTGAGGCCATGGTGCTGGTGGTGATCGTGATGTTCATCTTCCTGCAGAACATCCGCGCCACCTTGATTCCCGCCATTGCCGTGCCCGTGGTGCTGCTGGGCACGTTTGGCGTGCTGTCGGCGGCCGGCTATTCCATCAACACCCTGACCATGTTCGGCATGGTGCTGGCCATCGGCCTGCTGGTGGACGATGCGATCGTGGTGGTGGAAAACGTCGAGCGTGTGATGCACGAAACCGGCAAGTCCCCCAAGGAGGCGACACACCAGTCCATGAGGGAAATCACCCCGGCGCTGGTGGGTATCGGGGTGACGCTGTCGGCCGTGTTCGTGCCCATGGCTTTCTTCGGCGGCTCCACGGGCGTGATCTACCGCCAGTTTTCCATCACCATCGTGGCGGCCATGGCGTTCTCGGTGTTCGTGGCCCTGACGCTGACGCCTGCGCTGTGCGCGACCATTCTCAAGGCGCCCGAGCACCATGGCGGCGAGGGCCATGAGCGCCCAGTGCGCTCTGGGCCGTTCGGGCTCAGCGATCGCTTCTTCAACTGGTTCAACCGCAATTTCGATGCGACGGCCAGCCGCTATCAGGGCACGGTGGCCTATATGCTGCGCCGCGCCAAGCGCATGATGCTGGTGTTTCTGGCCATTTGTGCGGCCGTCTGGCTGCTGATGGCACGCCTGCCGACTTCCTTTCTGCCAGACGAAGATCAGGGCTTTGTCTATGTCAATGTGAACCTGCCCTCGGGCTCGTCCGACGCCCGCCTGCAGGAGGTGCTGGACGAGGTGCGTGACTACCTGGTCAAGCAGCCCGAAGTCATCAGCTTCAACCAGGTCTCGGGCCTCAACGGCGACCAGAGCTCGGCACGTGGTTTTGTGCGGCTCAAGCCCTGGGCCGAGCGCCCGCTGGCTTCGCAGTCCTCGATTGCCGTGGCGCATCGTGCCACCAAGGAGCTGGCTCGCATCCGTGATGCCCGCGTGTTCGTGATGAACCCGCCGGCCGTGCGCGGCCTGGGCGCGAATGCCGGCTTCAACTTCATGCTCAAGGATATCAACGGCATGGGCCACGAGGTTTTGCTGGCTGCCAGCAAGCAGGTGGAAGAGGCAGCGCGCAAGCGCTCCGAACTGACCTCGGTGCGCGTGACCAATCTGGAAGACGCGGCCGAGCTGCGCCTGGACATCGACGACCGCAAGGCGGCCGCGCTGGGGCTGTCGTATACCGATATCAACGGCGTGCTTTCCAGTGCCATGGGCGGTACCTATGTGAACGACTTTCTGAACAACGGCCGTGTCAAGCGCGTCTACATCCAGGGCGATGCGCCACACCGCATGCTGCCGCAGGACATTGCCAAATGGACGGTGCGCAACAACAAGGGCGAGATGGTGCCTTTCGGAGCGTTCTCGCGCAGCTATTGGGCCTATGGTTCGCCGCAACTGATGCGCTACAACGGTGCGCCAGCCTACGAGTTCATCGGCAGCTCGGCACCGGGCGTGAGCTCGGGCGTGGCCATGAAGGCGGTAGAGGACATCCTTGAGCAACTGCCCCAGGGCATTGGCTACGAGTGGACCGGCGCCTCGCTGCAGGAGCGCCAGTCCGGCGCCCAGGCTCCCATGCTGTACGCCATCTCGATTCTGTTCGTGTTTCTGTGCCTGGCTGCTTTGTATGAGAGCTGGACCGTGCCACTGTCCGTGATGCTGGCCGTGCCTCTGGGCGTGGTCGGCGCGCTGATGGCCACTTATACCCGCGGGTTGACGAACGACGTGTACTTCCAGGTGGGTCTGCTCACTACCGTGGGCCTGGCATCCAAGAACGCGATCCTGATCGTGGAGTTCGCGGTGCAGCTGCAGGAGCAGGGCAAGAAGGTGTTCGACGCCACGGTCGAGGCCGTGCGCCTGCGCTTGCGCCCGATCCTGATGACCTCGCTGGCCTTTGGCTTTGGCGTGATTCCGCTGGCCATAGGCACCGGCGCTGGCGCGGGCGGCCGCAATGCCATCGGCACGGCCGTGCTGGGTGGCATGGTGGCGTCCACGGTGCTGGGCATTTTTCTGGTGCCGGTGTTCTTTTTGCTGATTCGCAGCTGGTTCAAGAGCCACTCGCGCCACGACGAGGTGGCGACTTCGACCACCACCAAGGAAAGCGCAGCATGA
- a CDS encoding Lcl C-terminal domain-containing protein: MHLPFFAAIPKLAVRSLLCFLVIPAFAQDAAPTSAVPATVPFHPSPDGQMVIDTRAKLAWPRCAEGMDWNGKSCTGSALLLNYKQAQAHAAERSKSENLRWRLPRVNEFKRLLDRGSKPQGLNPEFFPNAPRDWHWTGTAAVNTQRLNSYNYSQVDKSQSITGLSAQQAWAVNTETLQTTPDMGKGNALLLRLVRPATEAELKELGRAP; encoded by the coding sequence GTGCATTTGCCTTTTTTTGCCGCAATTCCCAAACTGGCTGTGCGCAGCCTGCTATGTTTTTTGGTGATCCCTGCCTTCGCGCAAGACGCCGCCCCGACCTCGGCTGTTCCAGCAACTGTGCCTTTTCACCCATCGCCCGACGGGCAGATGGTGATCGACACCCGGGCCAAACTGGCCTGGCCGCGCTGCGCCGAAGGCATGGACTGGAACGGCAAGAGCTGCACGGGCAGCGCCCTGCTCCTGAACTACAAGCAGGCCCAGGCCCATGCGGCAGAGCGCAGCAAGAGCGAGAACCTGCGCTGGCGGCTGCCGCGGGTCAACGAGTTCAAACGCCTGCTGGACCGTGGCAGCAAGCCGCAAGGCCTGAACCCCGAGTTCTTTCCCAATGCCCCGCGCGACTGGCACTGGACAGGCACGGCTGCCGTCAACACCCAGCGCCTGAACAGCTACAACTACAGCCAGGTCGACAAATCTCAAAGCATTACCGGCCTGTCGGCACAGCAAGCCTGGGCCGTCAACACCGAAACCCTGCAGACCACGCCGGACATGGGCAAGGGCAATGCCCTGCTGCTGCGCCTGGTGCGCCCGGCGACAGAAGCGGAGCTGAAGGAGCTGGGCCGCGCACCATGA
- a CDS encoding PaaI family thioesterase, producing the protein MLSFGADIPFVTELGMTLHKMEGGESELHYTPQPSHLNSFGVTHGGASMALLDVTMAVAARSVDFEMGVVTIEMKTSFMQAARGPLVGKGVLLHRTGTMAFTEGRIYDAQGRLCVHATGTFKYMKRKPESNGPATD; encoded by the coding sequence GTGTTGTCATTCGGTGCAGATATTCCCTTTGTTACAGAGCTGGGCATGACCCTGCACAAGATGGAGGGAGGAGAGTCCGAGCTGCACTACACGCCGCAGCCCTCGCATCTGAACTCCTTTGGCGTCACGCATGGCGGTGCCTCCATGGCGCTGTTGGACGTGACCATGGCCGTGGCCGCGCGCAGCGTGGATTTCGAGATGGGCGTGGTCACCATAGAGATGAAGACCTCGTTCATGCAGGCCGCGCGCGGACCCCTGGTGGGCAAGGGCGTGCTGCTGCATCGCACAGGTACCATGGCTTTCACCGAGGGCCGCATCTACGACGCACAGGGCCGCTTGTGCGTCCATGCCACGGGCACCTTCAAATACATGAAGCGCAAGCCTGAGAGCAACGGGCCTGCGACCGACTGA